One Triticum dicoccoides isolate Atlit2015 ecotype Zavitan chromosome 5B, WEW_v2.0, whole genome shotgun sequence genomic window carries:
- the LOC119307198 gene encoding serine/threonine-protein phosphatase BSL2 homolog yields MDVDARMATESDSDSDAAAAAQAGGTVSVPVSGTETPSVSPPPEPATGAAAPPAAVAGPRPAPGYTVVDALMDKKEDGPGCRCGHTLTAVPAVGEEGSPGYIGQRLILFGGATALEGNNATPPSSAGSAGIRLAGATADVHCYDVLSNKWTRLTPLGEPPSPRAAHVATAVGTMVVIQGGIGPAGLSAEDLHVLDLTQQRPRWHRVVVQGPGPGPRYGHVMALVGQRFLLTIGGNDGKRPLADVWALDTAAKPYEWRKLEPEGEGPPPCMYATASARSDGLLLLCGGRDTNSVPLSSAYGLAKHRDGRWEWAIAPGVSPSPRYQHAAVFVNARLHVSGGALGGGRMVEDSSSVAVLDTAAGVWCDTKSVVTTPRTGRYSADAAGGEASGELTRRCRHAAAAVGDMIFIYGGLRGGVLLDDLLAAEDLAAAETTSAANHAAAAAANMQAGGTPGRFAYNDEQTGQTTTETTADGAVVLGTPVAPPVNGDVYTDISPENAVIQGQRRSSKGVDYLVEASAAEAEAISATLAAVKARQVNGEMEHSPDSPDATQSGKLNSSLIKPDVALANNSTPPPGVRLHHRAVVVAAETGGALGGMVRQLSIDQFENEGRRVIYGTPENATAARKLLDRQMSINSVPKKVIASLLKPRGWKPPVRRQFFLDCNEIADLCDSAERIFSSEPSVIKLKAPIKIFGDLHGQFGDLMRLFDEYGAPSTAGDIAYIDYLFLGDYVDRGQHSLETITLLLALKVEYPQNVHLIRGNHEAADINALFGFRIECIERMGERDGIWTWHRVNRLFNWLPLAALIEKKIICMHGGIGRSINHIEQIENLQRPITMEAGSVVLMDLLWSDPTENDSVEGLRPNARGPGLVTFGPDRVMEFCNNNDLQLIVRAHECVMDGFERFAQGHLITLFSATNYCGTANNAGAILVLGRDLVVVPKLIHPLPPAITSPETSPEHHIEDTWMQELNANRPPTPTRGRPQAASNDRAGPLAWI; encoded by the exons ATGGACGTGGACGCGCGGATGGCCACGGAGTCGGACTCCGACTCGGACGCCGCCGCGGCGGCGCAGGCCGGCGGCACCGTGAGCGTCCCCGTCAGCGGGACCGAGACCCCCTCcgtgtcgccgccgcccgagcctgccACGGGGGCGGCGGCTCCTCCCGCGGCGGTGGCGGGGCCGAGGCCGGCCCCCGGGTACACGGTGGTGGACGCGTTGATGGACAAGAAGGAGGACGGGCCGGGGTGCCGCTGCGGGCACACGCTCACGGCCGTGCCTGCCGTCGGGGAGGAGGGCTCGCCGGGCTACATAGGCCAGCGGCTGATCCTCTTCGGCGGCGCCACCGCGCTCGAGGGCAACAACGCCACTCCACCCTCGTCGGCTGGGAGCGCCGGGATCC GTCTTGCTGGTGCCACCGCGGATGTTCACTGTTATGATGTGTTATCAAATAAATGGACCag GCTTACTCCACTTGGTGAACCCCCTTCACCAAGAGCTGCACATGTAGCAACTGCTGTTGGAACCATGGTGGTCATTCAG GGTGGTATAGGCCCTGCTGGTTTATCTGCAGAGGACCTTCATGTTTTGGATCTTACACAACAACGTCCGCGATGGCACAG AGTCGTGGTTCAAGGGCCTGGTCCTGGTCCACGATACGGACATGTCATGGCCTTGGTTGGGCAGCGATTCTTGTTGACCATTGGCGGAAATGATG GAAAGCGTCCCCTGGCAGACGTTTGGGCCCTTGATACTGCAGCAAAGCCATATGAATGGAGGAAACTTGAACCAGAAGGCGAAGGACCGCCTCCATGCAT GTATGCAACTGCAAGTGCCCGCTCTGATGGTCTTCTTTTGCTCTGTGGTGGGAGGGACACTAATAGTGTG CCTCTGTCAAGTGCGTACGGTCTCGCAAAGCATAGGGATGGGCGCTGGGAGTGGGCAATTGCCCCTGGTGTCTCTCCATCACCCAGATATCAACATGCAGCT GTTTTTGTCAATGCACGACTTCATGTCTCAGGAGGGGCTCTTGGAGGCGGTCGCATGGTAGAAGACTCCTCTAGTGTGGCAG TGTTGGACACTGCTGCTGGAGTTTGGTGTGACACAAAATCAGTAGTTACAACTCCAAGGACAGGAAGATATAGTGCAGATGCAGCGGGTGGTGAGGCTTCTGGAGAGCTTACACGAAGGTGCAGGCATGCAGCTGCTGCGGTTGGTGATATGATATTCATTTATGGAGGTTTACGGGGAG GTGTGTTGCTAGACGACCTTCTTGCTGCAGAAGATCTTGCTGCTGCTGAAACAACAAGTGCAGCTAACCATGCAGCTGCAGCTGCCGCTAATATGCAAGCTGGAGGAACACCTGGCAGATTTGCTTACAATGATGAACAAACAGGGCAAACGACTACAGAAACAACTGCTGATGGAGCTGTGGTTCTTGGAACCCCAGTTGCACCTCCTGTTAATGGGGATGTGTATACTGATATCAGCCCTGAGAATGCAGTGATCCAGGGACAGAG GAGATCGAGCAAAGGTGTTGATTATTTGGTTGAAGCATCTGCTGCAGAGGCTGAGGCAATCAGTGCTACTTTGGCTGCTGTAAAGGCCAGGCAAGTTAATGGTGAGATGGAGCATTCACCTGACTCTCCAGACGCCACACAAAGCGGGAAGCTAAATTCAAGCCTTATCAAACCAGATGTTGCTCTTGCAAACAATTCAACACCACCTCCTGGGGTTCGGTTACACCATAGAGCA GTTGTGGTAGCAGCAGAAACAGGAGGTGCCTTAGGTGGCATGGTTAGGCAGCTGTCAATTGATCAGTTTGAAAATGAAGGAAGAAGGGTTATCTATGGCACTCCTGAGAATGCAACTGCAGCTAGAAAATTACTGGATCGGCAAATGTCTATTAATAGTGTGCCCAAAAAG GTAATTGCCTCTCTCTTGAAACCCCGTGGTTGGAAGCCCCCTGTACGAAGGCAATTCTTCTTGGACTGTAATGAGATTGCAGATCTATGTGATAGTGCCGAAAGGATATTTTCAAGTGAACCAAGTGTCATAAAGCTTAAAGCTCCCATTAAGATATTTGGTGATTTGCATGGTCAATTTGGTGACCTAATGCGCTTATTCGACGAGTATGGTGCTCCCTCAACAGCAGGAGATATTGC TTACATTGATTATCTCTTCTTGGGAGACTATGTTGATCGTGGTCAACATAGTTTGGAGACTATTACTCTTCTCCTTGCACTGAAG GTTGAATATCCTCAAAATGTACATTTGATTCGAGGGAATCATGAGGCAGCAGATATCAATGCGCTGTTTGGGTTCCGGATAGAGTGCATAGAGCGAATG GGTGAGCGGGATGGAATCTGGACCTGGCATCGTGTTAATAGGTTATTTAATTGGCTTCCTTTGGCTGCCCTAATAGAGAAGAAAATAATCTGCATGCATGGTGGTATTGGGCGTTCCATTAACCACATAGAGCAAATTGAAAATCTTCAAAGACCGATAACCATGGAAGCAGGCTCAGTTGTTCTAATGGATCTTTTATG GTCGGATCCAACTGAGAATGACAGTGTTGAAGGACTCAGACCAAATGCTCGGGGCCCAGGTCTTGTCACCTTTGGG CCTGACCGTGTTATGGAGTTCTGCAACAACAATGACCTACAGTTAATTGTGCGAGCACACGAGTGTGTGATGGATGGCTTTGAGCGTTTCGCCCAAGGTCACTTGATCACCCTCTTCTCAGCAACAAACTACTGTG GTACGGCAAACAACGCAGGCGCAATCTTAGTTCTGGGAAGGGACCTTGTGGTTGTCCCAAAACTCATTCATCCGTTGCCACCTGCCATTACATCTCCTGAGACATCCCCGGAGCATCATATTGAGGACACATGGATGCAG GAACTAAATGCCAACAGGCCACCAACTCCGACCAGGGGCCGCCCTCAAGCAGCTAGCAATGACCGAGCAGGCCCTCTTGCGTGGATATAG